Within the Clostridium scatologenes genome, the region AGAATGCATAATTAATAAATATAAGGAAATAAGAGATAAGGTTGTAGTAGTAGGTGGTGGTATTCCTTGCATGTACGCTGAAAATTTAGGAATAGATAATGTTTCTATAGGTGCAAGCAATGAATCTATCTGTGATATATTTGAACATGCAAAACAGTTAGTAGATAGTTTGTATGAACAAAATTACAGAAATGAAGTATTAAATATGATTTTAGACGGTGTACATGATGCAGTTATTGCTATAGATAAGAATGGAAAAATTATATTATACAATGAAAGAGCACAGGAATTATTAAAAAAATCTAGTATCAATGTCATGGACAAAAATATTGAAGAAGTCTGTCCTGAACTTACTTTTATGATGGATGTTTTAAAAAGTGGAGTTAATCAATATAATGAAATAAAAAATTTGCCTGAAATAGTGATCACAGCTAATACATCTGTGTTGAATATAGATGAACAAACTCATGGCGTTCTTTGCTCTTTTCAAGATATTACTAAGCTTCAAAATTTAGAAAAAAAGATAAGATATGAATTAAATAAAAAAGGTCTTGTTGCCAGGTATACATTTGAAAATATTATTGCCAATGATCCCATAATGAAAAATACGGTATCAAAGGCTATTAAAATAGGACTAGATAATAGTACTGTTATGATTTATGGTGAAAGTGGTACAGGTAAGGAAATGTTTGCTCAGAGCATTCATAACATAAGTAATAGAAAAAAAGAACCTTTTGTAGCTATTAACTGTGCAGCAATTTCTGAAAGCCTTCTAGAAAGCGAATTATTTGGCTATGAAGAAGGAGCATTTACAGGTGCAAGAAAGGGTGGAAAACCAGGGCTATTTGAACTTGCTCATGGGGGAACTATATTTTTAGATGAAATAAATAGTATGACTTTGAATCTTCAAGCAAAGCTTTTACGTGTCTTAGAAGAAAAAGAAGTAATGAGAATAGGATCAGATTATGTTATTCCTCTAGATGTAAGAATTATTGCAGCTGCCAATGAAAATTTAAAAGGAAAAATTAAAAATGGTACCTTTAGAAGTGATTTGTTTTATAGATTGAGTATTTTGGAACTGCATATACCACCTCTTAGAGAAAGAAAAGAAGATATAATTCCATTATTTATGCATTATCTAACAACATTATCAAAAAAAGTCTGTGAGTTTAAGCTTGAAAGTAAAATTGAAAAAAAGATAATGAATTATTCATGGCCAGGGAATGTTAGGGAATTAAGGAATGTTGTTCAAAGATATTTGATTTTTCAAGAAGTAGATTTAGATGAAAATGAAATGCTGGAAGATAACAATGAGTTAGATAACGATGAGAATTTATTAGATTTAAAGCAAATTAATAAGTATGTAGAAGAGAAGGTAATACAAATGTTGGAGAGCAGTGGAATGTCAAAAAACGAAATTGCAAAAAAACTAGGTATAAGTAGAACAGCATTATGGAGAAAAGGTAAATGTTAACATAGATGATGTAAATAAAATGAAACATGATGTTAATTTACTGGAACAATAAAATAAAAACATTTACATAAAAACAGGCTTTAGGTCTGTTTTTTGTTTTGGCATGAAAATTGCTCATATAATAAGTATAATGAGAAGCAAAGCTTCACAAGTTAAGAACTAATGGATAAGAGTTAGTAGTGAAGGATGATTTTTAGCTATATAGGAGGAGTAAAATGGTATTTAAAAATTTTGAAGAATTAATTAAAAAAGTTCAAAATTCAGGATCAAAGAAAATAGCAGCAGTAGTAGCAGCTCAAGATGAACACACTTTACAAGCTGTATTTAAAGCTAGAAAAGATAATATAGCAGAACCTTTATTGATAGGAAATAAATCAAAAATAAAAGAAATATTAAGTAATTTAAAAGAAGATTTAGATGATAGTTCTATTATTGATGTAGAAGATGATGCTTCAGCAGCAGCAAAGGCAGTAGAACTTGTTAATAGCAATAAAGCAGACTTTATAATGAAGGGTAAAATTCAAACTGCTGACCTTTTAAAAGCAGTAGTAAATAAGGAACATGGACTTAGAACAGGAAGGGTTATGTCTCATTTTGTTATTAATGAAATACCTAATTATCACAAGTTAATAGTAACTACAGATGGTGGAATGATGATGTATCCAAATGTAGATGAGAAAAAGCAAATCATTGAAAATGCTGTTAATACACTTATAGATATGGGATATGAAAAACCAAAAGTTGCAGTTTTAGCAGCTGTTGAAAAGGTTAATCCTAAAATGCCTGAATCTGTTGATGCAGGTTTATTAAAGGAAATGAATCAAAAAGGAGAAATAAAAAACTGTATTGTTGAAGGTCCTATATCCTATGATTTAACTATGAGTAAGGAATCAGCAGAAATAAAAGGATACAGTAGTCCTGTAGTGGGAGACGCAGATGTTTTAATTGTTCCAAACATTACTGCAGGAAATATACTTGGAAAAGCTTTAGTTTTCTCTGCAGGTGGTAAGATGGCAGGTTTTATAGTTGGAGCTAAGGTTCCTATTGTTTTAACTTCAAGAGGATCTTCAGCTGAAGAAAAATATCTATCATTAGTATTATCTGCATCAGCAGTTAAGTGATAAATTTAGAATAATTACTTACAAAAAGAAATAAGGAAAAATGATTAAGGGAGGCCGCTTATGAATATTGATTGCAAGAAGTTTACAATGAATAAATCGAATTTTATTTTTGTTGGTGAAGCCGGGAGCGGTAAAAGTGAGATTGCAATAAATTTCGCAAAATACCTTGTTGATCTCAATGAGAAACCAGTACATTTTTTTGATATGGATATGACAAAACCAATGTTTAGGTCCAGAGATGTGAAGGCAGAGATTGAAGAAATGGGTATTATATTTCATCATGAAGAACAGTTCTTTGATGTACCAACAGTTGTAGGCGGCGTTAATCTTTTGCTCAAGGATGAAAATTGTTATGTAGTTATGGATGTTGGCGGAAATGATATAGGTGCACGTGCCATAGGGGGATTTGCTCCTAAAGTAAATCAAGATAATACGGTTGTGTATTATGTTTTGAATGCATATAGACCATGGTCTGGTAATTTGAATCATATAGATGGAACACTTTCATCCATATTGAAAATGTCTCATATTAAATTAGATAAAGTACATATGATAAGTAATCCGAATAATGGGGTTTCCACGACAGTTGAAGAAGTATTAGAAGGAAACTTAAAAATGCTTGAAATGATAGGAGCTTTAATTAATATAGATTTTACCTGTGTCAATGAGACTTTATATGAGAAAGTAAAATCTAAGACAGACATTCCTTTGATGCCCATTCATTTATATTTAACATATCCGTGGAACCAATAATTCTTGGTAAACCTTTGATTACAAAGGGATTAATTAGCTATTAACATTAATAGAAATGTTTAAATAAATCATGTTTATTTTGAAAGGAGAATTTGATTAAAATGGCAAAAGTAGAGATTAGATCAGAAAGCTGTAAGAGTTGTCAATATTGTATTAAGTTTTGCCCTAAAGGTGTACTTGCCGTAGGACATGAAGTTAATTCAAAAGGCTATGAATATATAGTGCCAGTTAATATGGATGCTTGTATAGGATGCTGCATGTGCGCAAGAATGTGTCCTGATGCTGCGATTGAAGTATATAAATAAAGGAGGTTAAAGTCCTAAATGGACTTTAACGGGTAATTTGTGAGCGGAAGCGAACTGGGTAAATTACCCCGTGTTTCCGACTAAAAGGAGGAAGAAAAAATGTCTAGAATATTTATGAAAGGCTGTGAAGCTATTGCAGAAGCAGCTGTTAGAGCTGGATGTAGATTTTTTGCCGGATATCCTATCACACCACAAAATGAAATTCCAGAATATTTCGCAAGAAGATTGCCTGAAGTTGGAGGGAATTTTGTACAAGGAGAAAGCGAAGTTGCTTCTGTAAATATGGTTTATGGCGCTGCTTCAACAGGAACAAGAGCAATGACATCATCATCAAGCTGTGGTATATCACTAAAAAGTGAAGGTATTTCATACTGTGCATCAGCACGTATACCAATGGTGTATGCTAACATATCACGTGGAGGCCCTGGTGTGGGTTCTATTCAGCCAGCTCAGCAAGATTATCTTCAAGCAACAAAAGCTTCAGGTAATGGTGGATTTGAAATGTTAGTATTTGCTCCAGCTACAGTTCAGGAAGCTGTTGATATGACATATAAAGCATTTGATTATGCACAAAGAGACAGAAACCCTGTTTTAATTCTTTGTGACGGTGTTATTGGAACAATGATGGAACCAGTTGTGTTACCTGAAATGAAAACAGATGAAGAAGTTGCTGAATTAAAAGAAGCTAACAAAGATTGGGCTTGTATTGGTCATAAATTAGACTACAAAAATAGAGCATGGATTCAACCAGGTCAATGGTTGACAAGCAAAATGCAGAGCGTAAATGAAGAAGCTGCGGCTTTATATGCCTCATGGGAAAAAGATGTACAAGTAGAAGAATATATGGTGGAAGATGCGGAAATAGTTATTGCAGCTTATGGTATTTCGGCTCGTGTATCAAAATCAGCTGTTGATATTCTTCGAAAGGAAGGTGTCAAAGTTGGATTAATAAGACCAATTACGGTACATCCTTTCCCATATAAAGCCTTTGATAATATCAATTATGATGTATGTAAAACTGTTCTTGATGTTGAAATGTCTATTCCAGCACAGCTTTTACATGATGTAGAAAAAGGCGTAAAAGAACGTTGTTCAATTGATACATGTTTATGCTCAGGTGGTAACATTATGAGTCGTGAAGCTATTATAAAAGCTATTAAAAAAATTAATGAAAACTAGGAGGGTATAGAAAATGGAAAAGATTTATTCAAGAACAAAAACAATCCAAGAAGATAAAGTTTCCGGTTTCTGCCCGGGATGTATGCATAGTACAGTTATCAAATTAATAGGCGAAGTTTTAGAAGAAATGAACATTGTTGAAAAAACTGCTTGTGTCCTTGGTATAGGATGCTGCGGACTTCATATGGACTATATTGCATATGACAATATAACTTCTCCTCACGGACGTGCCTGTGCAGTTGCAACAGGTATTAAAAGAGCAAACCCAGATACATTGGTTTTTACCTATCAGGGAGATGGTGACTTTGCTTCTATTGGACTTGCTGAATCAGTTTCAGCAGCAAACCGCGGCGAAAACATTACTGTTATTTTTATAAACAATGGTATTTATGGTATGACAGGAGGCCAGATGGCTCCTACTACATTAATTGGTATGAAAGCAAGTACAGCGCCTAAAGGACGTATAGCTGAGGAACATGGATATCCAATGCATATGTGTGAAATATTAAACCAGCTTACAGCTCCAGCATATTTGGAACGTACAAGCTGCAATACTCCACAAAATGTAATTAAAACTAAAAATGCAATAAGAAAAGCATTCGAGAATCAGTTGAACGGTAAAGGATTTTCAATGGTTGAAATTGTAACAAACTGCCCAACAAACTGGGGACTTGAACCACTGGATTCACTTAAATTCATTGAAGAAAAAATGCTTCCAGAATATCCATTGGGTGTAATAAGAGATAAATAGGAGGTTAAAGGTCTAAATGACCTTTAACGAGTAGTTTACGAGCGGGAGCGAGTAGGATTAACTACTCCGTGTTTCCGACTAAAAGGAGGTTAAAGGTCTAAATGACCTTTAACGGGTAATTTGTGAGCGGAAGCGAACGGGATTAATTACCCCGTGTTTCCGACTAAAAGGAGGAAAAAAAGATATGGAAACAAACTTGTGTGTTGCCGGATTCGGCGGACAGGGTGTTATGACACTTGGAAAATTTTTAGCATCTGCAACCTGTGATTCTACAGAAAAAAACGTTACTTTCTTCCCATCATATGGAGCTGAGCAGCGTGGTGGTACAGCAAACTGTTTCGTTGTTATTTCAGACGAAATGATAGGGGCACCTTTAGGTGATGTTATGGATGATTTGATTGTTATGAACGAACCATCATTAGATAAATTTCTTGATACATTAAAAGAAAGCGGTAGACTTTTTATTAACAGCTCAATCGTTAAAAAAGAGATTACAAGAAAAGATATTAAAATAATTTCTGCTCCTGTAACAGAGCTTGCTCTTGAGCTTGGAAATGCAAAAGTTCTTAATGTTATCATGCTTGGTGTATATGTAGGTTTTACTGAAGTTATTTCTCCTGAGATTGTTTGGGAAACAATTGAACACAAACTTGGTAAAAAGCCAAAGTTACTTCCATTAAACAAACAAGCCTTTGAAAAAGGACTTGAAATTGGAAGGTCTCAAAGATAAAAAACGAAGGCTTGTAATAATATAAAGTTTAATAACTCAAATCTCGCACATACAATTTTAACTTAATGTAAGCGAAGTAACTTTCAACTGTATTCCGGCTGATATATGCTGTGGAGGAAAACTCACTTCATTAAGAAGTTCTAATGCTTGAGATATTGAAAAATTTCTACCTCCTCAAATGCGACGTCCTGTCGCTCTCGGAGATTTTGCCGTCCTGGCAAAAATTACGAAATTTTTCAATATCTCAAGCAAAGAACTTCTAAAATTCGTTCGAATCTTCCTTCACAGCATATATCAGTCTCCATACAGTTGAAAGTTACTTCTCAGTGCATTACCTGTATAAATAATACATTATTACAGCGGAAGACTCCACCTTAATTTCTAAGCGTTATAAGTTATAGGTTAAATATAATTTTGAACTGATAAAATCACCTATTACAGTATAATTATATGTGTACGCCTGAAGTTACTAGTTTGGAGTTTAACTTTTATACAGTGACACACTTATCATATATCACGGAGTAAAAGTTAAACTCCAAACTTCAACTGAACCCTTGTGTCACATAATTTTTAAATTGTGAAAGTTGAGTAATTAATTAAAAAAACAGGAGGAATAGTAAATGAGTTATAAGATATTAGCAATTAACCCAGGATCTACTTCTACAAAAATAGCTTTATATGAAGATGAAAAAGAAATATTTTGTAAAACCTTAGAGCATCCAGTTGAACAAATTGAAAAATATGAGAATACCGCAGATCAATTTGATATGAGAAAAGAAGTTGTTCTTTCATTTTTAAAGCAAAATGGATATGAAGTTAAAGAATTAGCTGCAGTTGTTGGAAGAGGTGGAATGGTTCCAAAAGTAAAATCTGGAGCTTATAAAGTTAATGAAACAATGGTAGATAGATTGAAAAATAATCCAGTAGTAGAACATGCTTCAAATTTAGGAGCTTTAATTGCTTATGAAATAGCAAATTCTATTGGAGTACCAGCCTATATATATGACTCTGTTAGAGTAGATGAATTAGAGGATATAGCTCGTATATCAGGTATGCCGGATATACCAAGAACAAGTACTAGTCATGCATTAAATACAAGGGCAATGGCAATGAAGGTTGCAAAAAAATATGGTAAAAAGTATTCAGATATGAACTTTATTGTAGCCCATCTAGGTGGAGGAATATCAGTAAATGTTCATAGAAAAGGAAAAATGGTAGATATAATGGCAGATGATGAAGGACCATTTTCACCTGAAAGAGCTGGAAAAGTCCCTTGCAATGCACTTATAGATCTTTGCTATTCAGGAAAATTTGATAAAAAAACTACGAAGAAAAAATTAAGGGGAAATGGTGGATTAAAAGCTTATCTTAACACTGTTGATGCTAGAGAAGTTGAAAAAATGATTGAAAATGGAGATGAAAAAGCTAAGCTTGTTTATGAAGCTATGGCTTATCAGGTTGCTAAAGGAATAGGTGAACTTGCAACAGTAGTAGAAGGTAAGGTAGATGCTATTGTTATTACAGGAGGTATAGCATATTCCGATATGATAACTAACTGGATTAAAAAGCGTGTACAGTTTATTGCACCTGTTGAAATTATGCCTGGTGAAAATGAAATGGAATCTTTAGCTTTGGGAACACTTAGAGTGTTAAAGGGTGAAGAAGAAGCAAGAGAATATGTTGAATAATATGTTTTGGAAAATATTAAAAAGGAGGTATTTTTAATGAACGTTAAAGAAACTAAACTTGAAGATGTTTTAAAAAGTCGTGGTATTGACATGAAAGATGCTTACAATATTTCAGAAGCAGATATTCCAGAAGCAAAGGAAAGTACTCAAAAGCTTATGGATATCTATTATACTTTAAAGGTTACTGCAGATATGGAAGCTGCATATTGGTATAACAGAACTTGGTGGGAAAATGATGGTGAAGTAATTGAAGTAAGAAGAGCTAAAGCTGTAGCAGCTTCTTTATCACACATGACACCTACCATTTTACCTTATGAGAAGCTTGTTATGAACAAGACAAAAAATGTTAGAGGTGCATTTCCTTTTCCTTGGGTTTGTGCAAGTTTTTTTAATGCTCAAGCAGAAGCTTTAATGAACGAAGTTGATGCTCCAGCAGAGAATGAAGCTGACTCAGTAAGTGTTGTTGGTGCTGGTGGAGGTAATGTTACTGAAAGTTATGGAAATGTTATTTCTATTGCTAAAAAGTTTGGTATGAGAAAAGAAGAAATTCCTGTTTTAGTTAAAACCTCAAAGCCTTGGGAAGGAATTTCAGTAGAAGAATTAAGTAATAAATACTCAAAGATGACACCAGGATATGATCAGTTTAAAAATATCATGGAAAGTGTTATCTGTATGTTTGACTCTTTTGCGATTCCACAGGGGCGTGAAGTAATTAACTATTATATGCCTTTGCAGTATGGTTTTGATGGAATTATCAAATTATGTGATGAAAAAATTGCTGAAGTCATGGGTGAAGCTGGTGACGATGGTGATTTTGGTATGAGCAGAGGTTATTACTATGCAGCAATGAAGGAAATTACTAAGGGTTTAAGTGCATGGTGTGAAAATTATTCAAAGAGAGCAAAATATTTAGCTTCCATTGAAACAGATTCAGAAATTAAAGCCAACTATGAAAAAATTGAAGAAGTTATGGGAAACATTGCTCATAAGAAACCTGCAAACTTCTGGGAAGCAATTCAGATGACACTTTGCTGTCATTTTGGTGTTGTTAATGAAGATCCTCAATCTGGTCTTTCAATTGGAAGATTAGGACAAGTATTACAGCCATTCTATGAAAAAGATGTTGAGGATGGTATTATGACAGATGAAGAAGTAATTGAACTTCTTGAATTATACAGAATTAAAATTACTTGTATTGAATGTTTTGCATCAGCTGGTGTATCTGGTGGTGTTCTTTCTGGTAATACCTTTAACAATCTTTCATTAGGAGGACAGAATTATGATGGACTTTCAGCAGTTACTCCACTAGAATATTTAATTGTTGAAGCAGGTATGAGAAATCAAACTCCTCAACCTACGTTGAGTGTATTATACGATGAAAAAACGCCAGAAGATTTCCTTATGAAGGCTGCTTCCTGTACAAAACTTGGTCTTGGATATCCTGCATGGATGAACAATCAAACAGGTATGAACTTTATGATGAGAAACTATGGACCAGAGGGAATGGATCTTCATGATGCAAGAGCATGGTGTCTTGGAGGATGTCTAGAATCTGCACCTGGATGTTTCTTGCCACTTGAATATAATGGAAAAGTAACAATGATTCCAGGAGGTGCATCACCTACATGTGGTACAGGTGTTCATTTTATTGGTATGCCTAAAGTACTTGAGCTTGTTTTAACAAACGGTTTAGATAAAAGAACAGGAAAACAAGTATACCCACCTCACAACAAGAAGCTTGATTCTTATGAAACAATGGTGAATCAATGGAAAGAGTACATGGAACTTACTACAGATGTTGTAAATAGGTGTAACAATATTCAAATGGATATTTGGAGAAAATACAATATGCCAGCTGTTAATTCCTTGTTAAAACCTGATTGTTTCAAAAAAGGCAAACACATTGGCACTATGGGAGCAAGATATAATTCATGTATTAATTTTGAATCCTGTGGAACTATTACTTTTGTAAATTCATTGAGTTCTATTAAGAAGAACGTTTTTGATGATAGTAAATTTACAATTGAAGAAATGACAGATGCAATGCTTAATAATTTTGGATTTAAGACTGCATATGAAACAGAAGTATTTTCACCTGATTTTAGAGAAAGTACAGATAAGAGCACTAAATATGAGAAAATATTTGCAGCATGTGTAAATGCACCAAAATACGGTAATGCTGATAAGTATGCAGATGAAATTTTTAAGGCATATCATTACTATATTTATGATATGACACATAAATTCCGTTCATATTATGGCAAACCTTTATATTTGTGTCAGATTTCAGTATCAACACATGGACCTCAAGGCTTTGTAACTCTAGCTACAGCTGATGGAAGACTTGCAGGAACAACTTATTCAGATGGTTCTGTATCTGCAGCAGCAGGAACAGATAAGAATGGTATTTATGCTATATTTGAATCTGCAACAGTTTATGATCACTCAATGCATCAAAATGCACAGATGAATTTAAAATTACATCCAACAGCGGTTAAAGGTATCAATGGAACAAGAAAGCTTCTTGATCTTGTACGTGCTTACATGAGAAAAGGTGGATTCCATGTTCAGTTTAATGTTGTTGATTCTAAAACATTGAGAGATGCCCAGCTTACACCAGAGAAATATAGAGAACTTATGGTTCGTGTAGCTGGATTTACTCAATACTGGTGTGAAATCGGTAAGCCTATTCAAGATGAAGTTATTTATAGAACTGAATATGATAAATAATAAGGTATACTAAAAAATGAATGGAGGTAATAGCAATGCGCCACTATGATTGTAAAAATTATATAAATTTAGATTGTGAAAAAGGTCTTTGTGCACTAACAAAGGGAATGGTTCCTATTGATGGTGAAGGAAGTGAAGCTTGCCCTAATTTCAAACCAGCTGAAAAATGCGGAAATTGCAAAAATTTTTGTAATCCGGATAAATACGGATTGGGAACATGTACAGGCTTAGAAAAAGAAAATTGGGCATATGCTACTTGTGGTGCTTCTGCATGTCCTAGTTATAAAGCAGAATAGGGTAATGATATGAAGGAAAAAGGTTTAATATTTGATATACAAAGCTTTTCTGTACATGATGGACCAGGTTGTAGAACCAGTGTATTTTTTATAGGGTGTCCACTTCAGTGTAAATGGTGTGCCAATCCAGAAAGTTGGACTAAGAAAAAACATATTATGGTTGCAGAAAATGTATGCAAGTGGAAAAATGGATGTCGATCATGTATAAATGCATGTTCACATGATTCAATTAAATTCAGTGAGGATGGCAAGCTTAAAATATCCTGGGATACTTGTGAAAAATGTGAGACTTTTGACTGTGTTAATATGTGTCCTAATAATGCTTTGAAGCAGTGTGTTAAGGAATATACAGTAGATGAGCTTATGACAATTTTAAAGCGTGATTTCAATAATTGGGGTTCTGATGGAGGAGTAACCTTTACAGGAGGAGATCCTCTTATGCATCATGAATTTTTGGTGGAAGTACTGAAAAAATGTTATGATAGCCAGATTCATAAAGCAATTGAAACTAGTGGATATGCAAAACAGGAAGTGTTCTTAGAAGTATTAAAGTACATTGATTTTGCATTTATTGATGTAAAAAATATGGATAGAGAAAAGCATAAGCAAGGAACTGGAGTTTATAATGATTTAATACTTTCAAATATTGAAGCACTTAAAAAGTCCAATTGGAATGGAAGACTTGTTTTAAGACAACCTACTATAGCAGGATATAATGACAGTGATGAAAATGCATATAAGCTAATTGAATTTATGAATAAAAATTCTCTATATGAAATCAACCTTTTGAAATTCCACAGGTTGGGAGAAACAAAGTGGAATCAGCTAGGAAAAGAGTACGAATATAGTAAGTATGGAGATATGACAAATGAAAAAATGGAGCATCTTCAACAGTTATATTTAGATAATAATATAGCTTGCTATATAGGTGATAATACGCCTTTTTAATCTTATATTTTAATAGAGCTGGAGAGGAGGTAAATCTTTCTCCAGCTCAAATTATCTTAATACCTATATTGAAAATATTTTGTATCTAACAAACTTATTTAAAGTAAGATAAAATAAATTATATAAGGATATGTAAGTATTACCATGGTTTGTAGGCTTAGATTGCCTAAAAACATGGTAAAAGGAATAAAACTGGCAAAAATTACAATTAAGGAAATGTAAAGAAAGAATCAAAATGCATTTTGGAGAATAAATGAATTTAATAACAAAAGGAAAGTGCAATAATTATTTTAATTTCAGTATTTATGAATAATGAAATTAAAATTTTATATTAATATGAAACTATATTTAACGAATCAATATACTCACATAGTATTTTTTTAAGATCTAGTATATCCTTCATTTCATAGTACCCAGATTTTTTATATATATAATTTACTGCATTAATAGCTCCCAAGGAAAAAGCTTTTCTGGAAAAAGATTCATGGCTTATTTCTATTTGGTCATGTTCTCCAACTATAAGTAACTTATGTTTTCCTACTATATTACCAGCGCGTATAGCATCGATAGGAATAACTTTATTATTTACTCCTGCAGCTTGAAGTCCATGTTTAATCTCATTTGATAATTTTAATGCTGTACCTGAAGGTGAATCTTTTTTGTTTTTATGATGCATTTCTATAATTTGAAAATCATAGTTGTTTAATATAGTTGCTGCAATATTACTTAGTAACATCATTACATTTACACCTAGAGTAATATTTGGTGCATAAACTATACCGTTCTTAAACTTATAAGCTATATTTTGAAGAGTAGTGATATTTTCTTCAGTAAAACCAGTGGTGCCGATGACCATATTTATTTTCATTTTTGATAATGTAACAGCATTTTTCAAAGTTGCTTCAGGAGTTGAAAAATCTACAAACACATCAGGCTTAGTTTTAAAAATTACACTTTCTAGTTCGTCAGAAGTACTTATTTTTATGTTTGTATTATTATTTTCAAGTAACTTTCCTAAGTCCATTCCTTTTTTTGTGCTTTTTGGACTGCAAATTGCAGCTACAATTTGCATATTATTTTGTTCTAAAATTCCATTTGCGATATGTTGTCCTGTTTTGCCTAAACCTATTAGACCTACTTTAATCATATTATTTCCTCCTCTTTTTACCATGATATCAAAACTTTTAGATATGAAAATATTGAGTAAAAATCATTTCTAAGTATTGATTTACGCGTTTTTAAAAGTAACAACTTTAGTATATCATATAAGTTGTTACTTGTCATTAATAGTTAATTATTTTTACGTTGTTCAAAATACTGAATATTCGTGATTTTATGTAAATTGATTAAAAAATAAAGTTTGTAATTATTATCAAGTGATTTTTAGAATCATGTATAATTTCATACAACAAAATGCTGGGATTAGCAATGGTAACTATCAGATGAATTAAGGAAAAGTAAAATATGAAAAAGTTTAAATCAGTACTATAAAGCTTTTTAAAAAATTATTATTATGGTATTATATTTTATGGAATTACATTGATTATGTACTATATGATAATGTTCTAATTTCAATTTAGTAATGAATTTTTATCATTTTAAATAAAATTGTACTAATAATGTATGAAATTAGTGAATATTAATATTTTTAATAGAATATTATTGAGAGGAGGATTTACTTTAAAATATAATATATTTTAAGGTATAATTTAAAATGTCATCGGAATACATAAAGAAACCAGTTTATCAAAAAATATCAATAGATATAGCAAATAGAATATTAGCTGGTGATTTTTCTGCAGGAGACAAACTTCATGGAAGATCATCTCTTTCAAGTTATTATAATGTTTCGCCTGAAACTATTAGAAGAGCAATTATTCTCTTAAATGATATGGATATAGTGGAAG harbors:
- the hpdA gene encoding 4-hydroxyphenylacetate decarboxylase activase translates to MKEKGLIFDIQSFSVHDGPGCRTSVFFIGCPLQCKWCANPESWTKKKHIMVAENVCKWKNGCRSCINACSHDSIKFSEDGKLKISWDTCEKCETFDCVNMCPNNALKQCVKEYTVDELMTILKRDFNNWGSDGGVTFTGGDPLMHHEFLVEVLKKCYDSQIHKAIETSGYAKQEVFLEVLKYIDFAFIDVKNMDREKHKQGTGVYNDLILSNIEALKKSNWNGRLVLRQPTIAGYNDSDENAYKLIEFMNKNSLYEINLLKFHRLGETKWNQLGKEYEYSKYGDMTNEKMEHLQQLYLDNNIACYIGDNTPF
- the buk gene encoding butyrate kinase, which encodes MSYKILAINPGSTSTKIALYEDEKEIFCKTLEHPVEQIEKYENTADQFDMRKEVVLSFLKQNGYEVKELAAVVGRGGMVPKVKSGAYKVNETMVDRLKNNPVVEHASNLGALIAYEIANSIGVPAYIYDSVRVDELEDIARISGMPDIPRTSTSHALNTRAMAMKVAKKYGKKYSDMNFIVAHLGGGISVNVHRKGKMVDIMADDEGPFSPERAGKVPCNALIDLCYSGKFDKKTTKKKLRGNGGLKAYLNTVDAREVEKMIENGDEKAKLVYEAMAYQVAKGIGELATVVEGKVDAIVITGGIAYSDMITNWIKKRVQFIAPVEIMPGENEMESLALGTLRVLKGEEEAREYVE
- the dapB gene encoding 4-hydroxy-tetrahydrodipicolinate reductase, which produces MIKVGLIGLGKTGQHIANGILEQNNMQIVAAICSPKSTKKGMDLGKLLENNNTNIKISTSDELESVIFKTKPDVFVDFSTPEATLKNAVTLSKMKINMVIGTTGFTEENITTLQNIAYKFKNGIVYAPNITLGVNVMMLLSNIAATILNNYDFQIIEMHHKNKKDSPSGTALKLSNEIKHGLQAAGVNNKVIPIDAIRAGNIVGKHKLLIVGEHDQIEISHESFSRKAFSLGAINAVNYIYKKSGYYEMKDILDLKKILCEYIDSLNIVSY
- the hpdC gene encoding 4-hydroxyphenylacetate decarboxylase small subunit codes for the protein MRHYDCKNYINLDCEKGLCALTKGMVPIDGEGSEACPNFKPAEKCGNCKNFCNPDKYGLGTCTGLEKENWAYATCGASACPSYKAE
- the hpdB gene encoding 4-hydroxyphenylacetate decarboxylase large subunit: MNVKETKLEDVLKSRGIDMKDAYNISEADIPEAKESTQKLMDIYYTLKVTADMEAAYWYNRTWWENDGEVIEVRRAKAVAASLSHMTPTILPYEKLVMNKTKNVRGAFPFPWVCASFFNAQAEALMNEVDAPAENEADSVSVVGAGGGNVTESYGNVISIAKKFGMRKEEIPVLVKTSKPWEGISVEELSNKYSKMTPGYDQFKNIMESVICMFDSFAIPQGREVINYYMPLQYGFDGIIKLCDEKIAEVMGEAGDDGDFGMSRGYYYAAMKEITKGLSAWCENYSKRAKYLASIETDSEIKANYEKIEEVMGNIAHKKPANFWEAIQMTLCCHFGVVNEDPQSGLSIGRLGQVLQPFYEKDVEDGIMTDEEVIELLELYRIKITCIECFASAGVSGGVLSGNTFNNLSLGGQNYDGLSAVTPLEYLIVEAGMRNQTPQPTLSVLYDEKTPEDFLMKAASCTKLGLGYPAWMNNQTGMNFMMRNYGPEGMDLHDARAWCLGGCLESAPGCFLPLEYNGKVTMIPGGASPTCGTGVHFIGMPKVLELVLTNGLDKRTGKQVYPPHNKKLDSYETMVNQWKEYMELTTDVVNRCNNIQMDIWRKYNMPAVNSLLKPDCFKKGKHIGTMGARYNSCINFESCGTITFVNSLSSIKKNVFDDSKFTIEEMTDAMLNNFGFKTAYETEVFSPDFRESTDKSTKYEKIFAACVNAPKYGNADKYADEIFKAYHYYIYDMTHKFRSYYGKPLYLCQISVSTHGPQGFVTLATADGRLAGTTYSDGSVSAAAGTDKNGIYAIFESATVYDHSMHQNAQMNLKLHPTAVKGINGTRKLLDLVRAYMRKGGFHVQFNVVDSKTLRDAQLTPEKYRELMVRVAGFTQYWCEIGKPIQDEVIYRTEYDK